One genomic segment of Cellulophaga sp. HaHaR_3_176 includes these proteins:
- a CDS encoding 3'-5' exonuclease, with product MQLKLTRSICFFDLETTGINVAKDRIVEIAILKIHPNGNKESKTWLVNPEMIIPEEVILVHGITNEKVANEPTFKELSKEIYSMIKDCDLGGFNSDRFDIPLLAEEMLRAEVDFDMKNTVSVDVQTIFHKMEKRTLSAAYKFYCDKNLTDAHSAEADTNATYEVLLSQLDRYPDLENNVKKLAEFSSHKRTVDFAGFIIYDEDDEEVFSFGKHKGKKVHDVLAKEPGYFSWILNADFPLYTKKILTQIKLSKLNNKLG from the coding sequence ATGCAGTTAAAATTAACCCGCTCAATTTGTTTTTTTGATTTAGAAACAACAGGTATTAATGTAGCGAAAGATAGAATAGTAGAAATTGCAATTCTTAAAATACACCCTAACGGAAATAAAGAAAGTAAAACTTGGCTTGTAAATCCAGAAATGATAATTCCTGAAGAGGTAATTTTAGTTCATGGTATTACAAATGAAAAAGTAGCAAATGAGCCTACCTTTAAAGAGCTTTCGAAAGAAATTTACTCAATGATAAAGGATTGTGATTTAGGAGGTTTTAATTCTGATCGTTTTGATATACCCTTGTTGGCAGAAGAAATGCTAAGAGCTGAGGTAGATTTTGATATGAAAAATACAGTTTCTGTAGATGTGCAGACTATTTTTCATAAAATGGAAAAAAGAACTTTAAGTGCTGCTTATAAATTTTATTGCGATAAAAATTTAACTGATGCTCATAGTGCAGAAGCTGATACCAATGCTACTTATGAAGTTCTATTATCGCAGTTAGATAGATACCCAGACTTAGAAAATAATGTAAAAAAATTAGCAGAATTTTCATCTCATAAAAGAACTGTTGATTTTGCAGGTTTTATTATTTATGACGAGGATGATGAAGAGGTTTTTTCTTTTGGAAAACATAAAGGAAAAAAAGTACACGATGTTTTGGCAAAAGAGCCAGGTTATTTTAGTTGGATTTTAAATGCAGATTTTCCATTGTACACAAAAAAGATTTTAACTCAAATAAAGTTGAGTAAATTAAATAACAAGTTAGGATAA
- a CDS encoding dihydrolipoamide acetyltransferase family protein, translated as MSKFELKLPQMGESVAEATLTTWLKEVGDTIEMDEAVFEIATDKVDSEVPSEVEGVLLEKLFNIDDVISVGQTVAIIEIEGVEEISSEKLSTTSENSTSEAQEIEKSIDDVKEAVSATAASTNDYSATDRFYSPLVKNIAKEEGVSLSELDNISGTGKEGRVTKTDILDYVANKGVSTKETTTKEVEKVSVVDSQQAIHKVAQEENKQPKKEVVKAEVTANGDEVIPMSRMGKLISQYMVDSLSTSAHVQSFIEVDVTNLVNWRNKVKTSFEKREGEKLTFTPIFMEAVAVALKKYPMINIAVSGDSIIKKKNINIGMAAALPDGNLIVPVIKNADQLNLVGMAKAVNDLASRSRENKLKPDEIKDGTYTVTNVGTFGSVFGTPIINQPQVAILALGAIRKVPSVIETPEGDFIGIRSKMFLSHSYDHRVVNGALGGMFVKAVADYLEAWDVNREI; from the coding sequence ATGTCAAAGTTTGAATTGAAATTACCGCAAATGGGAGAGAGTGTTGCAGAGGCAACATTAACAACTTGGTTGAAAGAAGTTGGTGATACCATTGAAATGGATGAAGCTGTTTTTGAAATCGCTACTGATAAGGTAGATTCTGAAGTTCCTAGTGAGGTAGAAGGTGTTCTGTTAGAGAAACTTTTTAATATAGATGATGTTATTTCTGTAGGTCAAACAGTTGCTATCATTGAAATTGAAGGGGTAGAAGAAATCTCAAGTGAAAAGTTGAGTACAACTTCTGAAAATAGTACTTCTGAGGCACAAGAAATTGAAAAGAGTATTGATGATGTTAAAGAAGCTGTAAGTGCAACGGCGGCTTCAACAAATGATTATAGCGCTACAGATCGTTTCTATTCTCCATTAGTTAAAAATATAGCTAAAGAAGAAGGTGTTTCTTTGTCTGAACTTGATAACATTTCAGGAACAGGAAAAGAAGGTAGAGTGACTAAAACAGATATTCTAGATTATGTAGCCAATAAAGGAGTTTCGACTAAAGAAACAACTACAAAAGAAGTTGAGAAGGTGTCAGTTGTAGATTCTCAACAAGCAATACATAAAGTAGCTCAAGAAGAAAATAAACAACCTAAAAAAGAAGTTGTTAAAGCAGAAGTTACAGCTAATGGAGATGAGGTAATCCCGATGAGTAGAATGGGGAAACTTATTTCACAATATATGGTAGATAGTCTTTCGACATCAGCTCATGTTCAAAGTTTTATAGAGGTTGATGTTACTAATCTCGTAAACTGGAGAAATAAAGTAAAGACTTCTTTCGAAAAAAGAGAAGGAGAAAAGTTAACCTTTACTCCGATTTTTATGGAAGCTGTTGCAGTAGCTTTAAAGAAGTATCCAATGATTAATATTGCAGTTAGTGGAGATTCTATCATTAAAAAGAAGAATATTAATATAGGTATGGCAGCAGCATTACCCGATGGTAATTTGATTGTACCTGTAATTAAAAATGCAGATCAATTAAATTTAGTTGGTATGGCAAAAGCCGTTAATGATCTTGCATCAAGAAGTCGCGAGAATAAATTAAAGCCAGATGAGATTAAAGATGGTACATATACAGTAACTAATGTTGGTACATTTGGTAGTGTGTTTGGTACTCCGATTATTAACCAACCACAAGTAGCAATTTTGGCATTAGGTGCTATTCGAAAAGTACCTTCGGTTATAGAAACTCCTGAAGGAGACTTTATTGGTATTCGAAGTAAAATGTTTTTATCGCATAGCTACGATCATAGAGTAGTGAATGGAGCTCTTGGTGGTATGTTTGTAAAAGCAGTAGCCGATTATTTAGAAGCTTGGGATGTAAATAGAGAGATCTAA